The following are from one region of the Desulfomonilaceae bacterium genome:
- a CDS encoding sulfotransferase produces the protein MSIFQGGGISLQIVQGMPLTALIRILAGNQFRVDSEYLGRLAYLIGIGVLNSILGSCERFFDGKEINGIELKKAPLFVLGHWRSGTTHLHNLLSLDPKFSSPNVYQCLFPNHFVYSQVGSVAMNLLAPRKRPMDNLSLSWNAPHEDEFALAALSLVSPYLRVIFPVTGQEWHTGLDLDKIPEQWKQRWKDSFLFFLKKLELSEGGRPLLKSPPHTARIKHLLDIFPEAQFVHIVRNPYRVYLSTLNLWEKSFAKARLQEPSKKFVKDQILDWYVEMFELFERDRKLIPDGALHELKYEELEEAPLRELEKIYSTLNLPDFHDFCEQAAAYLQRIKSYKKNVFSLDNESKTLVNSRWRKTFEKYGYEIVG, from the coding sequence ATGAGCATTTTTCAAGGCGGAGGGATTAGCCTACAGATTGTTCAGGGAATGCCCCTGACGGCCTTGATCAGGATACTTGCAGGAAATCAATTTCGAGTGGATTCCGAGTATCTGGGGAGGCTAGCGTACCTGATAGGAATTGGCGTTTTGAATTCAATTCTAGGTTCCTGTGAACGTTTTTTTGACGGTAAGGAAATTAATGGAATAGAGTTAAAAAAAGCGCCTTTGTTCGTACTTGGGCATTGGAGGAGTGGAACTACGCACTTACACAACCTGTTAAGTCTGGACCCGAAATTTTCCAGCCCCAATGTCTATCAATGTCTTTTCCCAAATCATTTCGTTTATTCTCAGGTAGGTTCTGTGGCTATGAATTTGTTAGCGCCACGTAAGCGGCCGATGGACAATCTGTCTTTGTCCTGGAATGCGCCTCACGAAGATGAGTTCGCTTTGGCGGCCTTATCTCTGGTATCTCCATATTTAAGAGTCATTTTTCCAGTTACAGGACAAGAATGGCATACTGGTCTTGATTTGGACAAAATTCCAGAGCAATGGAAACAGAGATGGAAAGATTCGTTTCTTTTTTTTCTGAAGAAGCTGGAGCTTTCAGAAGGAGGAAGACCACTCCTGAAATCACCACCCCATACCGCCAGAATAAAACACCTTTTGGATATTTTCCCAGAGGCTCAATTCGTTCACATTGTAAGAAATCCATATAGAGTATATTTATCTACCCTAAATCTATGGGAGAAATCTTTCGCCAAAGCAAGACTCCAGGAACCTTCCAAGAAGTTTGTGAAAGACCAGATTCTTGATTGGTATGTTGAGATGTTTGAATTATTCGAACGCGATAGAAAGCTCATTCCTGACGGCGCTCTCCATGAACTCAAATACGAGGAACTCGAAGAGGCGCCTCTGCGAGAGCTTGAAAAAATCTATTCAACCTTGAATTTGCCTGATTTCCATGATTTTTGCGAACAAGCCGCCGCATATCTTCAGAGGATAAAATCGTATAAGAAAAACGTTTTCAGCCTAGATAACGAATCCAAAACCCTGGTGAACTCAAGGTGGCGAAAAACCTTTGAGAAATATGGATATGAAATCGTTGGATAA